One genomic region from Dehalobacter restrictus DSM 9455 encodes:
- a CDS encoding RCKP-type rubredoxin-like domain-containing protein, whose protein sequence is MALWECSVCKKVSEGRCRPKQCPECGADKEKIVKKD, encoded by the coding sequence ATGGCTTTGTGGGAATGCAGTGTATGCAAAAAGGTCTCTGAAGGAAGATGTCGTCCAAAACAATGTCCCGAATGCGGCGCTGATAAAGAAAAGATAGTGAAAAAGGATTAG
- a CDS encoding chemotaxis protein CheW: MGSQSVIFSLGSEEYGLPIETVQEITQLTEVHPVPQCSRHVKGLIIIRGQAIPLIDLHAKFAIPSRNEAGFAIIMKINDNVVGIAVDEIIEVRTLENVVQAPPLVAASFIGGIVNLPDRLIVQLDPAFIFRTDELEDLKALA, translated from the coding sequence ATGGGCTCCCAATCCGTCATTTTCTCACTTGGTAGCGAAGAATACGGCCTCCCGATCGAGACTGTTCAGGAAATAACTCAGTTGACAGAAGTTCATCCTGTACCACAGTGCTCGAGACATGTCAAGGGCCTTATTATTATCAGAGGTCAGGCAATTCCGTTGATTGATCTGCATGCCAAATTTGCGATTCCGTCCCGGAATGAGGCTGGTTTTGCAATCATTATGAAAATTAATGACAATGTTGTCGGCATTGCCGTTGATGAGATCATTGAGGTAAGGACACTCGAGAATGTTGTCCAGGCTCCTCCTTTGGTTGCTGCCTCATTTATCGGAGGAATTGTCAATCTCCCGGATAGACTGATCGTTCAGCTTGATCCGGCATTTATTTTTAGAACCGATGAGCTGGAAGATTTAAAGGCTTTGGCCTGA
- a CDS encoding flagellar hook-basal body protein yields MSFLLRGLYTAASGMIMNNQQSEAIDRNLENMNNPGYLEESERVTSFPRLLVSRLTPSTTSDKPSENVPLGIMGTGVYAEKVLYSTEPGLIRETGNMTDVALNGDGFFAIETLDGERYTRNGHFQVDPSGMLRTAGGNLVLGQNGAIGPLPDDFTILQDGTIISTESSQVIDRLTIVNIPAEDLDRDGLTSLYNSQNQPTEIPPKNIRVEQGFIEESNVDLNAQMVKMIQVTRSYSANQKVVQTNDEILQKAVNEIGKV; encoded by the coding sequence GTGAGTTTTTTGCTCAGAGGATTATATACAGCAGCTTCAGGTATGATTATGAATAACCAACAGAGTGAGGCAATAGACCGGAATCTTGAAAACATGAACAATCCCGGTTATCTCGAGGAAAGTGAAAGAGTCACTTCATTTCCGCGTCTGCTGGTCAGCAGGCTTACCCCTTCTACGACCAGTGATAAGCCTTCGGAAAATGTTCCACTGGGAATCATGGGAACGGGTGTCTACGCGGAGAAAGTCTTATACAGCACAGAACCCGGTTTGATCCGGGAAACCGGGAATATGACTGATGTGGCGCTTAACGGTGACGGCTTTTTCGCCATTGAAACGCTTGACGGGGAACGTTATACCAGAAACGGACATTTTCAGGTTGATCCTTCCGGCATGCTCAGAACAGCAGGCGGTAATCTTGTTCTTGGTCAAAATGGAGCAATCGGCCCTTTGCCGGACGATTTCACCATTCTGCAGGATGGAACAATTATCAGTACTGAGAGCAGCCAGGTCATAGACAGACTTACAATTGTGAACATCCCTGCGGAAGATCTGGATCGTGACGGACTTACGAGTCTTTATAACAGCCAGAATCAGCCTACGGAGATACCACCGAAAAACATCCGGGTTGAACAAGGTTTTATTGAGGAATCAAACGTCGACCTAAATGCGCAAATGGTCAAAATGATTCAGGTAACGCGCTCGTATTCAGCGAATCAAAAAGTGGTCCAAACCAATGATGAAATTTTACAGAAAGCCGTCAATGAAATAGGAAAGGTCTAA
- the flgB gene encoding flagellar basal body rod protein FlgB has protein sequence MAGWLDSPIFNLLEGGLDGLGLRQRVLADNIANNDTPDFKRSDVSFDKILQATMDSMNNTAAVSGTEPGHIPIIGTGLTSDGFVVKDENTTYRNDGNNVDIDLEMTRLAENTLQYNSLSRMLTMHLSMLKQAIQE, from the coding sequence ATGGCAGGTTGGCTGGATAGTCCGATTTTTAATTTACTCGAGGGCGGGTTGGATGGACTCGGACTGCGTCAGCGTGTCTTAGCCGACAATATTGCTAATAATGACACGCCCGATTTTAAAAGATCAGATGTTAGTTTCGATAAAATCCTGCAGGCCACGATGGACAGCATGAACAATACAGCAGCAGTATCCGGTACAGAGCCCGGCCATATCCCTATTATCGGGACAGGGCTGACTTCAGACGGCTTTGTAGTTAAGGATGAGAACACCACCTACCGCAATGACGGAAATAACGTGGATATTGACCTCGAAATGACCAGGCTTGCAGAAAATACGCTTCAATACAATTCATTATCCAGGATGCTGACGATGCATCTTTCCATGCTGAAACAGGCAATTCAAGAATAG
- a CDS encoding flagellar hook-basal body protein, with protein MQVSTEYLRTLQSRIDRVGNNMANNLSSGFKAQLLSVEEGYDAQDYSNTIALYGGVPGSGKPVLNINLYTGNRFDFSQGNLANSGNDFDMAIVGDGFFQVRMPNGQLGYTRAGIFSKDGAGNLVNNQGMLLEPRITIPGDVSEISIDDKGIISGVKIATSEEDTEYSSDDQNSNDEESQDNRVQLGKVLLFRFANPNGLEHTGNNIFLSTDASGKAVEEVPGEDGCGIIKSGMLEKSNANLLSSMTDLIQIQRAYQVELRLRQDQDEMTVQTIAMRR; from the coding sequence ATGCAGGTATCCACAGAATATCTCCGTACCCTGCAAAGCAGAATAGACCGGGTCGGTAATAACATGGCCAATAATCTGTCTTCAGGGTTTAAAGCGCAGCTGCTCTCCGTTGAAGAAGGCTATGATGCGCAGGATTACAGCAATACAATAGCTCTGTATGGTGGTGTGCCGGGAAGCGGAAAACCGGTTTTGAATATTAATCTCTACACCGGAAACCGGTTTGATTTTAGCCAGGGTAACCTTGCGAATTCAGGTAATGATTTTGACATGGCTATTGTCGGGGATGGTTTTTTTCAGGTTAGAATGCCGAATGGACAGCTAGGGTATACACGCGCAGGAATTTTTAGCAAGGACGGTGCGGGTAACCTAGTAAATAACCAAGGTATGCTGCTTGAGCCGCGGATTACTATACCCGGGGATGTTTCAGAGATCAGTATAGATGATAAAGGGATTATCAGTGGTGTAAAAATAGCCACATCAGAAGAGGATACAGAGTACTCTTCTGATGATCAGAATTCTAATGATGAAGAAAGCCAGGACAATAGAGTTCAATTAGGTAAAGTGCTGCTTTTTCGATTTGCTAACCCTAATGGTTTGGAACACACAGGCAATAATATTTTCCTGTCTACCGATGCTTCAGGTAAAGCAGTTGAAGAAGTCCCAGGTGAGGACGGCTGTGGAATTATTAAGAGTGGTATGCTGGAAAAATCCAATGCCAATTTGTTAAGCTCGATGACGGATCTGATCCAGATTCAAAGAGCCTATCAGGTGGAATTAAGGCTAAGGCAGGATCAAGATGAGATGACGGTTCAAACTATTGCGATGAGGAGATGA
- a CDS encoding flagellar hook-basal body complex protein, with the protein MMRSLYSAITGLKNHQTSMDIIGNNIANVNTAGYKRQRASFATMLGQQIRGASAPTTTMGGTNGVSIGLGSILGSVDKVMGQGSSQYTGKATDMMIQGEGMFVLNTGTNNVYTRVGNFDFDKDGTLINVGTGAKVQGYTSVCAVTAGNATTAAVVTPDAANPWGNPPVPNGIKFKLGETLTGDTDYTLSSYSIGQDGVVTGVYSDGIYSVTKAMFKIAIATFPNPGGLTAEGNNYYSESNNSGPAAIDSPGAKGRGMIIPNYLEMSNVDLSQEFTDMIVTQRGFQANSRVITVSDTLLQELIDLKRN; encoded by the coding sequence ATGATGCGTTCATTATATTCAGCCATTACCGGTCTGAAAAATCATCAAACCAGTATGGACATCATCGGTAATAATATTGCGAATGTGAATACTGCCGGTTATAAAAGGCAGAGGGCCAGTTTTGCAACGATGCTCGGCCAGCAGATCCGCGGAGCTTCCGCGCCGACAACAACGATGGGGGGGACGAATGGCGTCAGCATCGGTTTAGGCAGCATCCTTGGTTCTGTGGATAAAGTCATGGGCCAGGGCAGTTCACAATATACGGGAAAAGCCACCGACATGATGATCCAGGGAGAAGGAATGTTTGTCTTGAATACCGGGACCAACAATGTGTACACCCGCGTTGGTAATTTTGATTTTGATAAAGACGGCACTTTAATTAATGTGGGAACCGGCGCTAAGGTTCAGGGGTATACCAGTGTCTGTGCTGTTACTGCAGGAAACGCGACCACAGCGGCTGTGGTTACCCCTGATGCGGCTAATCCGTGGGGAAATCCTCCTGTTCCGAATGGCATCAAGTTTAAGCTTGGTGAAACGCTTACCGGAGATACAGATTATACCTTGTCGAGCTATAGCATCGGTCAGGATGGTGTCGTTACGGGCGTTTATTCCGACGGAATATACTCGGTAACGAAGGCGATGTTTAAAATCGCCATTGCGACATTCCCGAATCCGGGTGGTTTAACTGCAGAAGGAAATAACTATTACTCCGAGAGCAATAACTCCGGACCTGCCGCTATCGATTCGCCGGGAGCAAAGGGCCGCGGGATGATTATCCCGAATTACCTGGAAATGTCCAACGTTGACCTTTCCCAGGAGTTTACGGACATGATCGTGACCCAACGCGGGTTCCAGGCCAATTCCAGGGTTATCACGGTATCCGATACGCTTCTGCAGGAACTGATCGACTTGAAGCGGAACTAA
- a CDS encoding flagellar hook assembly protein FlgD: protein MASVYHVAGSTTDTTKPTDTKSSTDNAALDKQAFLQLLIAQLKNQDPMSPMDNSQFVAQLAQFSSLEQMGNMATAIDELKESMVTLNSQSLLTQGAAMIGKEVVGQITTDGKTEKITGTISSVKWSEGSLTLMIGDQALGMEDILEIREAGTADPVTE from the coding sequence ATGGCAAGCGTTTATCATGTAGCCGGTTCGACGACGGATACAACCAAACCCACAGACACCAAAAGCAGTACCGACAATGCAGCTTTGGATAAACAGGCTTTTCTTCAGCTTTTGATTGCTCAGTTGAAAAACCAGGATCCAATGTCTCCGATGGACAATTCCCAGTTTGTTGCCCAGCTTGCTCAGTTCAGCTCTCTGGAACAAATGGGCAATATGGCAACGGCGATTGATGAATTGAAGGAAAGTATGGTTACGTTAAACAGCCAATCGCTGCTTACCCAAGGTGCTGCGATGATCGGCAAAGAGGTTGTCGGGCAAATCACGACCGATGGGAAAACAGAAAAAATCACGGGAACAATCTCCTCAGTTAAATGGTCGGAGGGTTCTTTAACACTGATGATCGGCGACCAAGCGCTGGGTATGGAAGATATTCTGGAAATAAGAGAAGCCGGAACCGCTGATCCCGTTACGGAATAA
- a CDS encoding flagellar hook-length control protein FliK codes for MNVVLTPVNVEGAKTDSAAGKEGKGIDQNNLLFALFMQNLDPSSKADEQTLGEVAGDRSDSNSGEDTVSDGMASELGTYLQFLQNLFPAGMEATSGSNGDQNSSRVSGSALKESNAAWMMLEQALKEVLSSSAGQPDKIMAKGEGLHLGNYLKAFGLKGISSSTANSLDPAELDDIVGYLKELSGEIISQKNQNNQATNVFNTNAKLLNWLSDKLSLIQDKYGADNLDTAVQDNLTGVAAADDAQNHAMDSMIDPNQIFGSGDKTDAALSGSMTDLSSGKAGSLSANSVWNQVLDILNKQGLNSREIKELTIQLQPQDLGKLNVSMKLENGQLHLVLNASEQATGSLLQNNLQDLRNGLAQIGVSCGTLEMGYRQNDQQSSQDRSNYRSQQETALTLQEEAGGILPVFTSYLTSNIQGNRINVSV; via the coding sequence ATGAATGTAGTTTTGACGCCTGTCAATGTTGAAGGAGCAAAAACGGATTCTGCAGCAGGAAAAGAAGGGAAGGGCATTGACCAGAACAACCTTCTGTTTGCGCTTTTTATGCAGAATTTGGATCCTTCCAGCAAGGCTGATGAACAAACGCTTGGAGAAGTGGCGGGAGATCGTTCGGATTCCAATTCCGGAGAAGACACCGTTTCTGACGGGATGGCTTCGGAACTGGGCACATATCTGCAATTTCTTCAAAATTTATTTCCGGCTGGCATGGAGGCCACTTCCGGATCAAACGGAGACCAAAATAGTTCCCGGGTATCAGGTTCAGCGTTAAAAGAAAGCAATGCTGCCTGGATGATGCTTGAACAAGCCTTGAAAGAGGTTCTATCCTCATCAGCAGGGCAACCCGATAAGATTATGGCTAAGGGTGAAGGTTTGCACCTTGGGAATTACCTGAAGGCTTTCGGACTAAAAGGGATTTCTAGTTCAACAGCCAATTCTCTCGATCCAGCGGAGTTGGATGATATAGTAGGTTATTTAAAAGAACTTTCTGGGGAAATTATTTCACAGAAAAACCAGAATAATCAAGCAACAAACGTTTTTAATACGAATGCGAAGCTGCTTAACTGGCTGTCCGATAAATTATCTCTGATTCAAGATAAGTACGGAGCAGACAATTTGGACACGGCAGTCCAGGATAACCTAACCGGTGTGGCAGCGGCCGATGACGCTCAAAACCACGCGATGGACAGCATGATAGACCCCAACCAGATCTTTGGTTCGGGAGACAAGACCGATGCGGCGCTTTCCGGTTCAATGACGGATTTAAGCAGTGGGAAAGCAGGATCGCTTAGTGCAAATTCGGTCTGGAACCAGGTTTTGGACATTCTGAACAAACAGGGTCTGAATTCTCGAGAGATTAAGGAGCTCACCATTCAGTTGCAGCCGCAGGATCTTGGAAAGCTGAATGTATCGATGAAGCTGGAGAATGGGCAGCTGCATCTGGTCCTTAATGCTTCTGAGCAGGCTACGGGATCTTTGCTCCAGAACAATCTGCAGGACCTTCGGAACGGTCTTGCCCAGATCGGTGTTTCGTGCGGAACGCTGGAAATGGGCTACCGTCAGAATGACCAGCAGTCTTCACAGGACAGGAGCAATTACCGCAGTCAGCAGGAGACAGCCTTAACCCTTCAAGAAGAGGCAGGCGGTATTTTGCCGGTGTTTACTTCTTACCTGACTTCAAATATACAGGGCAATCGCATTAATGTCAGTGTCTAA
- a CDS encoding FliA/WhiG family RNA polymerase sigma factor: protein MYQGQYNTPKQAVWTEEHLEKFLPLVKRIAGRLAMSLPEHIDQEDLFGYGVFGLLDALQRFDPSRSVKFETYATLRIRGSIIDGLRSMDWVPHSARQKVKQVTQGYAQLENQLGRSPTLEEAARHLDISVDELNATLLQGQYMTLVSIEDANFHDNEDITGSPLDLIIDPSSQDSFGQIEKEEQKQILTEAIEKLSEKEKLVIALYYREELTLKEISAVMNLSESRISQIHSQAILRLRGYLGRQKKNIF from the coding sequence ATGTATCAAGGACAATATAATACACCCAAACAAGCTGTATGGACAGAAGAGCATTTAGAGAAATTCCTGCCGCTCGTGAAGAGGATTGCAGGTCGGCTGGCGATGTCACTGCCGGAACATATTGATCAGGAAGACTTATTCGGTTACGGCGTATTTGGATTACTGGATGCGCTTCAGAGATTTGACCCTTCCCGCAGCGTGAAATTTGAAACGTACGCAACGTTAAGAATCAGGGGTTCGATCATCGACGGATTAAGATCGATGGATTGGGTTCCGCATTCGGCCCGTCAGAAGGTTAAACAGGTTACCCAGGGTTATGCTCAGCTGGAAAACCAGCTCGGACGCAGCCCAACACTGGAAGAAGCAGCCCGGCATCTGGATATTTCCGTTGATGAATTGAATGCGACCTTGCTGCAGGGACAGTATATGACACTTGTATCGATCGAAGATGCCAATTTCCATGATAACGAGGACATTACCGGTTCACCTCTTGATTTGATCATCGACCCGAGCTCGCAGGATTCGTTCGGCCAGATCGAAAAAGAGGAGCAGAAACAAATTTTGACAGAAGCCATTGAGAAATTATCAGAGAAAGAGAAGCTGGTGATCGCTTTATATTACCGGGAAGAGTTGACTTTAAAAGAGATATCGGCGGTGATGAACTTATCGGAATCGCGGATCTCCCAAATTCATTCTCAAGCCATCTTACGGTTACGGGGCTATCTCGGGAGACAGAAAAAAAATATTTTTTAA
- a CDS encoding chemotaxis protein CheD codes for MSKMIVVGMADYKVGRAPDKLMTAGLGSCIGICVYDPSTQIGGMAHIMLPSSLESLQGNPAKYADTCLAMMLEEMLKLGVMRSRLKAKMAGGSQMFSFGNKAPLLKIGERNAQAVEQELKKVGVPLLVYDVGGSFGRTITFDIQSGDLHVRTINHGEKVI; via the coding sequence ATGAGCAAGATGATCGTTGTAGGGATGGCTGATTACAAAGTAGGAAGAGCGCCTGACAAGCTGATGACGGCCGGCCTGGGTTCGTGTATCGGGATATGTGTCTATGATCCGTCAACCCAGATCGGAGGAATGGCCCATATCATGCTTCCAAGCTCTTTGGAGAGCCTTCAGGGCAATCCGGCAAAGTATGCTGATACGTGCCTGGCCATGATGCTTGAGGAAATGCTTAAGTTAGGGGTCATGAGATCGAGACTCAAAGCCAAAATGGCCGGCGGGTCTCAGATGTTTTCGTTTGGGAATAAGGCACCGCTCTTGAAAATCGGAGAGCGCAACGCGCAGGCAGTGGAACAGGAATTAAAGAAGGTCGGGGTTCCTCTGCTCGTCTATGACGTTGGCGGCAGCTTCGGGCGGACGATCACTTTTGATATTCAATCTGGCGATTTGCATGTGAGAACGATTAACCATGGGGAAAAGGTGATCTAA
- a CDS encoding chemotaxis protein CheC, giving the protein MEISAIRLEAFKEIGNIGSGHAATSLSKLLQARIDMSVPKVWLVPLEKLNEALGEYDTVQVALYLKVEGDAPGKAIFVLPTESARVIAQKLLALPERPDIFEDEMAQSALQEVGNILVSSFVIALSKFSGVFLQPSVPAMAIDMVGAMIDGVLLEEGMIDDDVLIIDTKLSGVKEVEGKFFFIPNKGSLDKLLGVFGI; this is encoded by the coding sequence ATGGAGATATCTGCAATCAGGCTGGAAGCCTTTAAGGAAATTGGGAATATAGGTTCCGGGCATGCGGCAACATCACTTTCTAAGCTGCTGCAGGCAAGAATAGATATGTCCGTTCCGAAAGTTTGGCTTGTGCCACTCGAAAAGCTTAACGAGGCGCTTGGTGAGTATGATACGGTCCAGGTGGCCCTTTATCTTAAAGTTGAAGGTGATGCCCCCGGAAAGGCCATATTTGTCCTGCCGACTGAAAGCGCCAGGGTTATTGCCCAGAAATTGCTTGCGCTTCCGGAACGCCCGGATATTTTTGAGGACGAAATGGCGCAGTCGGCACTGCAGGAAGTCGGAAATATTCTGGTTAGTTCCTTCGTGATTGCATTATCCAAGTTTTCCGGAGTTTTTCTTCAGCCGTCCGTTCCGGCCATGGCCATCGACATGGTCGGCGCGATGATTGACGGTGTCCTGCTGGAAGAAGGGATGATCGATGACGACGTTTTGATCATAGATACGAAATTATCCGGAGTTAAAGAGGTGGAAGGAAAATTTTTCTTTATTCCGAATAAAGGTTCACTTGATAAATTATTAGGAGTATTCGGTATATGA
- a CDS encoding flagellar brake protein, with product MKVLYKDKIYEGLSVQIVVPEGEYQGRYKTRVEEVGQKIITIGVPVVDGQFIPLREGTALEVVFVDDLSAYSFSTVLIKRFSVPIPTFIIEFPEKIFKVQRRKYVRIQVVSPLQYRTVEKEGLGIEQKGFMHDLSGGGLLFQTKGCVPEKTLVVVEPVIGDTAMQIPAIVVRCVKEEEKNAFLVSAEFYEISERMRDKIISYVFELQREMRKKGLV from the coding sequence ATGAAGGTGCTCTATAAAGACAAAATCTATGAGGGCTTAAGTGTCCAGATCGTAGTCCCTGAAGGAGAATATCAAGGCAGATATAAGACCAGGGTTGAAGAGGTTGGGCAAAAAATCATAACAATCGGGGTACCGGTTGTTGATGGTCAGTTTATTCCGCTCAGAGAGGGAACCGCGTTGGAAGTTGTATTTGTCGACGATCTGTCGGCGTATTCCTTTTCGACCGTTCTGATTAAAAGGTTTTCTGTGCCTATTCCAACGTTTATCATTGAATTTCCGGAAAAGATATTCAAAGTTCAAAGAAGAAAATATGTCAGGATCCAAGTCGTCAGTCCTCTTCAATATAGGACCGTGGAAAAAGAAGGTTTAGGGATTGAGCAGAAAGGATTTATGCATGATTTAAGCGGCGGCGGTTTGCTTTTTCAGACAAAAGGGTGTGTACCCGAAAAAACGCTGGTCGTAGTGGAACCTGTCATTGGGGATACGGCGATGCAGATTCCGGCAATAGTCGTTCGTTGCGTGAAAGAAGAAGAAAAAAATGCTTTCCTGGTTTCAGCGGAATTTTATGAGATTTCTGAAAGAATGCGTGATAAAATCATTTCCTATGTTTTTGAGCTGCAACGAGAGATGCGTAAGAAAGGATTGGTTTGA
- a CDS encoding MinD/ParA family protein, with protein sequence MYDQASTLRQMASEREVTVPKNMRVIAVSSGKGGVGKTSFVVNLALALAEYNYKVIILDGDLGLANVDVAFGITPKYNIKHLLTGEKRIEDILYPIGKGIKVLPGASGMVELANLDRGQLKNVLVNLGRLEKMADILLIDTGAGLGHTVLNFISAADDVILVLTPEPPSMTDAYGLIKSIKSPTGKVNLNIVVNRVKSEEEARQAYERLEHAVTKFLGMPISLLGWVYDDPSVGRSVMEQKPVGLLDPQSYAYRCVQWIAGNVAGVFMQPPTQNSGIRGFISSLLKLK encoded by the coding sequence ATGTATGACCAGGCCAGTACACTCCGGCAGATGGCGAGTGAAAGAGAAGTTACGGTACCAAAAAATATGCGGGTCATTGCAGTCAGCAGCGGGAAAGGCGGTGTGGGCAAAACCAGTTTTGTGGTGAACTTGGCCCTTGCTCTGGCTGAATACAATTACAAGGTGATCATTCTGGACGGTGATCTCGGGCTGGCTAATGTTGATGTCGCTTTTGGGATCACGCCGAAATACAATATTAAGCACCTGCTGACCGGCGAAAAAAGAATTGAAGATATTCTTTACCCGATTGGCAAAGGAATCAAAGTATTGCCTGGAGCATCCGGGATGGTAGAGCTCGCCAATTTGGACAGGGGACAGCTGAAAAATGTTCTTGTTAATCTTGGCCGTCTCGAAAAAATGGCGGATATTCTGCTGATTGATACCGGAGCTGGTTTAGGACATACCGTATTGAACTTTATCAGTGCTGCGGACGATGTCATTCTCGTTCTGACGCCGGAGCCGCCTTCCATGACCGATGCTTATGGGCTGATCAAATCAATCAAAAGCCCGACCGGAAAAGTGAATCTCAACATTGTGGTGAATCGGGTCAAGAGTGAGGAAGAAGCCAGGCAGGCCTATGAAAGACTGGAGCATGCGGTTACGAAGTTTTTGGGTATGCCCATCAGTTTATTGGGATGGGTTTACGACGATCCGTCAGTCGGGCGCTCCGTGATGGAACAAAAGCCGGTTGGGCTATTGGATCCTCAAAGTTATGCTTACCGATGCGTCCAATGGATTGCAGGAAATGTTGCGGGCGTATTTATGCAGCCTCCGACTCAAAACAGCGGGATTAGAGGATTTATTTCTTCTCTGTTGAAATTAAAATAA
- the flhF gene encoding flagellar biosynthesis protein FlhF has translation MRVKRFIGDNVADTMGKIKRDLGSEAVILQTRQIKEGGFLGFFARTKVEITAAIEDRQPNHAAMNPAEEEPVKVVNTDAIKKAYEAYREKENENTREQRISYDAQSEIKQMHTILKEIKGHITKGDVSISAESKPYSDWIHFMTDRGASRETAAELLEPIKNDLAEDQWKNNVKVFELLENQVERLCSNTEVIRPSKSRTLVVAMVGPTGVGKTTTIGKLAAGFSIIERRKVALITADTFRVAAVEQLRTFGEIIGVPVEVVMTPEGLREAIDIHADKELIFIDTAGRSPQHDLHMDELEAFLDKAKPDLTMLVMSVTTNLADQMKVYERFKKLSTHLILTKLDESFSLGSILDLLAKTNLPVAYLTNGQNVPDDIDAATSEKLTRYVLGEENPYV, from the coding sequence ATGAGGGTGAAACGGTTCATCGGTGACAATGTGGCGGATACAATGGGGAAGATCAAACGGGATCTTGGGTCGGAGGCAGTGATTCTGCAGACCCGCCAAATTAAAGAAGGCGGATTCCTGGGTTTTTTTGCGCGTACAAAAGTGGAAATTACCGCAGCGATTGAAGATAGGCAGCCGAACCATGCCGCGATGAACCCAGCGGAGGAGGAACCTGTCAAGGTCGTTAATACGGATGCGATAAAGAAGGCCTATGAAGCTTACAGAGAAAAAGAAAATGAAAACACGAGAGAGCAGCGTATTTCCTATGATGCCCAGTCCGAAATCAAACAAATGCACACGATTCTGAAAGAAATCAAAGGGCATATCACCAAAGGGGACGTAAGCATCAGTGCCGAATCCAAACCTTACTCTGACTGGATCCATTTTATGACGGATAGAGGGGCCAGCAGAGAAACTGCCGCTGAACTGCTCGAGCCTATTAAAAACGATCTTGCCGAAGATCAATGGAAAAATAATGTGAAAGTATTTGAACTGTTGGAAAATCAAGTAGAGCGGCTATGTTCAAATACCGAAGTTATCAGGCCCAGCAAATCCAGGACATTGGTGGTCGCGATGGTAGGACCTACCGGAGTCGGGAAAACAACAACCATTGGGAAGCTTGCGGCAGGTTTCAGCATCATTGAAAGAAGAAAGGTCGCGCTGATAACAGCCGACACATTCAGAGTAGCGGCAGTGGAACAACTCAGAACTTTCGGAGAAATCATCGGTGTTCCGGTTGAAGTCGTTATGACGCCGGAAGGGTTAAGAGAAGCGATTGACATCCATGCCGACAAAGAGCTTATTTTTATTGATACAGCCGGACGCAGTCCACAGCACGATCTTCATATGGATGAATTGGAAGCTTTTCTGGACAAGGCAAAACCTGATCTGACAATGCTTGTCATGAGTGTTACGACCAACCTGGCTGACCAGATGAAAGTCTATGAAAGATTTAAAAAATTATCCACGCATCTGATCTTAACGAAGCTGGATGAGAGCTTTTCTCTCGGTTCCATACTTGATCTCTTGGCAAAAACCAATTTGCCTGTTGCTTATTTAACAAACGGACAGAATGTCCCGGATGATATTGATGCAGCTACTTCCGAGAAACTTACCCGGTACGTTCTTGGGGAGGAAAATCCATATGTATGA